One Spirochaeta cellobiosiphila DSM 17781 genomic window, AATTCCCCCCCCACAGATCTCCATGAAGAAGAGATTTCTGCTCCGGTTCAAAGAGATAATTATTAATATGAATGATGACACGCAGAAGCTTGTGATCCACTGATGGGGGTAACTTATTATGGGATATAGCAAGATCACGTTGATATTGCAAACGATGAATGGCAAAAAATTGCGGCCAGGATACCTCAACGTTATTAATTTGAGGGGTAGAACCTATATAGTTATTACTGTCAAAACCCCAATCCTGAAAGTTCCCTTCCTGATGAGATTCTGCCAGTAATCTACCAAAAGTTGAAGAGAAGGTAGAACTCTTCCTTCCAGTAGGTACATACTCCATCAATAAATATTGCCGTGTCTCTGATTCATAATGCTTTATGACATGGGGAATAGGAAGCTTATAAGTCTGCTCTAGTGCAGATAAACCTTTAGCTTCTTCAATAAACATATGGGGATAATGATTTGTGTTAACCTTTAGAAGATACTCCCTTGCAGGGAAGATACAATGATAGACATGGTTAATGTCTCCACCGGATAAGGCCCTGATATGAGGATTTTCCTCTGTATCCAAAAGCATCTTAAGGGTAGAAACAATATCCGAACTCATTCCCAGTCAAGCTCTTTAAGCATATTACGGCAGGTTCGATAGACGATAGAAAAGACATTCTCAAATCCGTCCTGTCCCCCATAGTAAGGATCTGGGACATCTGCCGCAGCTGTTATATCAGGATCAAAATCACGAAAGAGGTGTACTTTGTTCTGATATTCTGTGGGAATAATATTTAAGATCTGTTTGTAATTATTTTGATCCATAGCAAAGATATAATCAAACTTCTCACCATCTTCCCTATGAATCTGTCTACTTCGACTTGATAAATTAATATTATGTGATTCAGCAGTATTGCGCATGCGGCGATCTGCCTTTTCACCAGAATGATAAGCAGAAGTACCTGCAGAATCGATTCTGCAGGCTATTCCCTGTGCTTTTGTTAG contains:
- a CDS encoding low molecular weight protein-tyrosine-phosphatase, yielding MKNLLFVCLGNICRSPLAEGVMESLTKAQGIACRIDSAGTSAYHSGEKADRRMRNTAESHNINLSSRSRQIHREDGEKFDYIFAMDQNNYKQILNIIPTEYQNKVHLFRDFDPDITAAADVPDPYYGGQDGFENVFSIVYRTCRNMLKELDWE
- a CDS encoding fructosamine kinase family protein, translated to MSSDIVSTLKMLLDTEENPHIRALSGGDINHVYHCIFPAREYLLKVNTNHYPHMFIEEAKGLSALEQTYKLPIPHVIKHYESETRQYLLMEYVPTGRKSSTFSSTFGRLLAESHQEGNFQDWGFDSNNYIGSTPQINNVEVSWPQFFAIHRLQYQRDLAISHNKLPPSVDHKLLRVIIHINNYLFEPEQKSLLHGDLWGGNYLVNTEGLAVLIDPAVYVGHYEADIAMTELFGGFDTEFYKAYKDVLPLDKDYYRIRRPVYQLYHMLNHLNIFGGSYLSSCDGLLTQILA